A genomic window from Sparus aurata chromosome 4, fSpaAur1.1, whole genome shotgun sequence includes:
- the LOC115580467 gene encoding chymotrypsin A-like, whose amino-acid sequence MQPRLSPQPSSCPSLDLLVENSPSAPPVQTPTLSDNMSRPVSSNHVAPLQYKSSRLAQTQHDRAMAFLWILSCLAFVGAAYGCGTPAISPVITGYSRIVNGEEAVPHSWPWQVSLQDYTGFHFCGGSLINENWVVTAAHCNVRTSHRVILGEHDRSSNAEAIQVMKVGKVFKHPNYNGYTINNDILLIKLASPAQMGMRVSPVCVAETADNFPGGMRCVTSGWGLTRYNAPDTPALLQQASLPLLTNEQCRQYWGSKISNLMICAGASGASSCMGDSGGPLVCEKAGAWTLVGIVSWGSGTCTPTMPGVYARVTELRAWMDQIIAAN is encoded by the exons GTGGAAAACTCTCCGTCAGCTCCACCTGTCCAAACTCCCACCCTCTCTGATAACATGTCCCGTCCTGTCTCGTCCAATCACGTCGCTCCCCTGCAGTATAAAAGCTCCAGGCTCGCACAGACCCAACATGATCGAGCCATGGCCTTCCTGTGGATCCTCTCCTGCCTCGCTTTTGTCGGCGCCGCCTACG GCTGTGGCACTCCCGCCATCAGTCCCGTCATCACCGGTTACTCTCGTATTGTGAACGGTGAGGAGGCGGTGCCTCACTCCTGGCCCTGGCAGGTGTCcctgcag GATTACACCGGCTTCCACTTCTGTGGCGGCTCTCTCATCAACGAGAACTGGGTGGTGACAGCCGCTCACTGCAACGTCAG GACATCCCACCGTGTGATCCTCGGAGAACACGACCGCTCCTCCAACGCTGAGGCCATCCAGGTCATGAAGGTCGGAAAG gTTTTCAAGCACCCCAACTACAACGGCTACACCATCAACAACGACATCCTGCTCATCAAGCTGGCCAGCCCCGCTCAGATGGGCATGCGTGTTTCCCCGGTGTGTGTGGCTGAGACCGCTGACAACTTCCCCGGAGGCATGAGGTGTGTGACCAGCGGCTGGGGCCTGACCCGCTACAACG CTCCTGACACCCCCGCCCTGCTGCAGCAGGCCTCCCTCCCCCTGTTGACCAATGAGCAGTGCCGTCAGTACTGGGGCAGCAAGATCAGCAACCTGATGATCTGTGCTGGAGCCTCCGGAGCCTCCTCCTGCATG ggCGACTCTGGCGGTCCTCTGGTCTGTGAGAAGGCCGGAGCCTGGACTCTGGTTGGTATCGTGTCTTGGGGCAGTGGAACCTGCACTCCCACCATGCCCGGCGTGTACGCCCGCGTCACCGAGCTCCGCGCCTGGATGGATCAGATCATCGCTGCCAACTGA
- the agrp gene encoding agouti-related protein isoform X1: protein MFGAVLLCWCSFTLLRLSSSLVHGNIQLEDGPAAARRAEPSYLSEMDRSHAPDPVHDPALLPVDSVEDHFLMDAGSYDEDSSAALQLQGRAMRSPRRCIPHQQSCLGYPLPCCDPCDTCYCRFFNAICYCRRVGHTCPPRRT, encoded by the exons ATGTTCGGCGCTGTGCTGCTCTGCTGGTGCTCCTTCACACTGCTgcgtctctcttcttctctggttcATGGAAACATCCAGCTGGAAGATGGTCCAGCTGCTGCCCGCCGTGCCGAACCCTCATACCTGTCGGAAATGG ACCGAAGCCACGCCCCCGACCCTGTGCATGACCCCGCCCTCCTACCCGTCGACTCGGTGGAGGATCACTTCCTGATGGACGCAGGGTCCTACGACGAG gACTCGTCGGCAGCCTTACAGCTGCAGGGTCGGGCCATGCGTTCACCTCGTCGATGCATCCCCCACCAACAGTCCTGTCTGGGTTACCCTCTGCCCTGCTGTGACCCCTGTGACACATGCTACTGTCGCTTTTTCAACGCCATCTGCTACTGCCGCCGAGTCGGCCACACCTGCCCGCCCAGACGCACCTGA
- the agrp gene encoding agouti-related protein isoform X2, whose amino-acid sequence MFSWFVTSPVFPPCSHRGGMKRCSVPDRSHAPDPVHDPALLPVDSVEDHFLMDAGSYDEDSSAALQLQGRAMRSPRRCIPHQQSCLGYPLPCCDPCDTCYCRFFNAICYCRRVGHTCPPRRT is encoded by the exons ATGTTCAGTTGGTTTGTAACCAGTCCAGTTTTTCCTCCATGTTCACATCGTGGTGGGATGAAGAGATGCTCTGTTCCAG ACCGAAGCCACGCCCCCGACCCTGTGCATGACCCCGCCCTCCTACCCGTCGACTCGGTGGAGGATCACTTCCTGATGGACGCAGGGTCCTACGACGAG gACTCGTCGGCAGCCTTACAGCTGCAGGGTCGGGCCATGCGTTCACCTCGTCGATGCATCCCCCACCAACAGTCCTGTCTGGGTTACCCTCTGCCCTGCTGTGACCCCTGTGACACATGCTACTGTCGCTTTTTCAACGCCATCTGCTACTGCCGCCGAGTCGGCCACACCTGCCCGCCCAGACGCACCTGA